One window of the Deltaproteobacteria bacterium genome contains the following:
- a CDS encoding stage 0 sporulation family protein, with protein sequence MKDIVGVKFRREGKIYWFASPFPTLKKDIQVIVETESGLALGSVITEVRSVPDEEAPPDLKPVIREFTELDHPTQEENRKLEQNAKTYFNDRIRVRSLPMKLIDVECFFDKSKIVFYFTADNRVDFRDLVKDLVQKFRIKIELRQIGARQEARMIKGLGICGREVCCATLLHNLERVTVKMAKEQNISLNPEKISGLCGRLMCCLAFEYDTYIDMKKNLPKRGKIIDTPEGKGKVVRQNVPQGEVAVLLEDGTEVAVSMKRKSKTR encoded by the coding sequence TTGAAGGATATCGTAGGGGTAAAGTTTCGCAGAGAAGGAAAGATCTATTGGTTTGCATCCCCTTTTCCCACCCTCAAGAAAGACATCCAGGTCATCGTCGAAACAGAAAGCGGTCTCGCCCTGGGCTCGGTTATAACCGAAGTCAGATCCGTTCCCGATGAGGAAGCACCGCCGGACCTGAAGCCGGTGATTCGGGAATTCACCGAATTGGATCATCCCACCCAGGAGGAAAACCGCAAACTCGAACAAAATGCGAAAACTTACTTCAATGACCGCATTCGAGTTCGTTCCCTGCCCATGAAGCTTATCGATGTGGAGTGTTTTTTCGATAAAAGCAAAATCGTATTTTACTTCACCGCGGACAATCGGGTTGATTTTCGTGACCTCGTCAAGGACCTGGTGCAGAAGTTCCGGATCAAAATTGAACTCCGCCAGATCGGGGCCCGCCAAGAAGCCCGCATGATCAAGGGACTCGGCATCTGCGGGCGGGAGGTCTGTTGCGCGACATTGTTGCACAACCTGGAACGCGTTACGGTCAAGATGGCGAAAGAACAGAATATATCCCTCAATCCGGAAAAAATTTCGGGACTTTGCGGACGCCTGATGTGCTGTCTCGCCTTTGAGTATGACACCTATATCGATATGAAGAAAAACCTGCCCAAACGGGGCAAGATCATCGACACCCCCGAGGGAAAAGGCAAGGTCGTCCGTCAGAATGTGCCTCAGGGTGAAGTGGCTGTCCTACTGGAAGACGGCACCGAGGTCGCCGTAAGCATGAAAAGGAAGTCCAAAACGCGATAA
- the metG gene encoding methionine--tRNA ligase, giving the protein MDKVFYVTTPIYYVNASPRIGHAYTTIVADVMARYYRMNGYRTFFLTGTDEHGDKIAEAAQKAGISPKAYADDISAQFRALWPELSVTNDHFIRTTDKNHIETVTRILQQVYDQGDIYFGSYEGYYCVGCERFYMEKELVDGKCPDHETKPEFRKESNYFFRMNKYQAWLIQYIQDHPDFIRPERYRNEALAFLRDPLEDLCISRPKSRLTWGITLPFDENYVTYVWFDALINYITGIGYPDGADFPVFWPAAQHLIAKDILKPHGIYWPTMLKAAGIEPFRHLNVHGYWNVDQSKMSKSLGNVVKPLELKDKYGLDAFRYYLLRDMVFGLDSSFSEESFVQRTNADLANDLGNLVSRVIAMTVKYFDGKVPAPSQTEPIDQALIETGARVVRESSAFFEDLAFHKSLMAIWELISTANKYIVEQEPWSLARDPARRERLGTLLYHLLEALRTVAVLITPYMPRTADKILEQLGITDAGRRDFATLTSWGGLTAGTILKPGETLFPRIELKKKSPTTPPPSKPEAQPMKAEIDYADFEKVDLRVATILQAEAVPKSNKLLKLLVDIGEKRTIVAGIAKAYKPEELVGKKVVVVANLKPAKLMGVESRGMILATDTTDSLTILTFDREPETGGRVR; this is encoded by the coding sequence ATGGATAAAGTATTTTATGTAACGACACCCATTTATTACGTCAACGCATCTCCTCGCATCGGCCATGCCTACACAACCATCGTTGCCGACGTGATGGCGCGTTATTACCGTATGAACGGCTACAGGACTTTTTTTCTGACGGGCACCGACGAACACGGTGACAAGATCGCCGAAGCGGCACAAAAAGCGGGCATCAGCCCCAAGGCCTATGCCGACGACATCAGCGCCCAGTTCCGCGCACTGTGGCCCGAATTATCCGTAACAAATGACCACTTTATACGAACAACGGATAAAAACCACATCGAGACGGTGACAAGAATCCTTCAGCAGGTCTACGATCAGGGGGACATCTACTTCGGCAGCTATGAAGGGTACTATTGCGTCGGATGCGAACGGTTCTACATGGAAAAGGAACTGGTGGACGGGAAATGCCCCGATCACGAAACGAAACCGGAATTCCGTAAGGAAAGCAACTACTTTTTCCGGATGAACAAATATCAGGCATGGTTGATTCAGTATATCCAGGACCATCCCGACTTCATCCGGCCCGAACGATACCGAAACGAGGCCCTGGCCTTTTTACGGGACCCCCTGGAGGACCTCTGCATTTCCCGGCCCAAAAGCCGCCTCACCTGGGGCATCACCCTCCCTTTCGACGAAAACTACGTCACCTATGTCTGGTTTGACGCTCTGATCAACTACATCACGGGAATCGGCTACCCTGACGGAGCAGACTTCCCTGTTTTCTGGCCCGCGGCCCAGCACCTGATCGCCAAGGACATTCTCAAACCGCACGGTATATACTGGCCCACGATGCTCAAAGCCGCCGGAATCGAACCCTTCAGGCATCTCAATGTTCACGGTTACTGGAATGTCGATCAGAGCAAGATGTCGAAAAGCCTGGGAAATGTGGTAAAGCCTCTGGAACTGAAAGACAAATACGGGCTCGACGCTTTCCGCTATTATCTGCTGCGGGATATGGTCTTCGGTCTTGACTCCAGCTTCAGCGAAGAAAGTTTTGTTCAGCGAACCAACGCCGATCTGGCGAACGATCTCGGGAATCTGGTCAGCCGGGTGATTGCCATGACAGTGAAGTATTTCGACGGCAAGGTGCCCGCCCCCTCTCAGACGGAACCGATCGATCAGGCCCTGATCGAAACGGGCGCACGTGTTGTCCGGGAATCCTCCGCTTTCTTTGAGGACCTGGCCTTCCACAAAAGCCTGATGGCGATCTGGGAATTGATCAGCACCGCCAACAAGTACATCGTCGAACAGGAACCCTGGAGCCTGGCCAGGGATCCGGCACGCCGGGAAAGGCTCGGCACCCTTCTCTATCACCTCCTGGAAGCCCTTCGGACCGTAGCGGTCCTCATCACACCCTACATGCCCAGAACGGCGGACAAGATCCTGGAGCAACTCGGCATCACCGATGCGGGCCGCCGGGATTTCGCCACCCTCACCTCCTGGGGAGGATTAACGGCGGGCACGATCCTGAAACCCGGGGAAACACTCTTCCCGCGGATCGAACTCAAAAAGAAAAGCCCGACTACGCCGCCCCCATCCAAACCGGAAGCGCAGCCCATGAAAGCGGAAATTGACTACGCCGATTTCGAGAAGGTCGATCTCAGGGTCGCCACGATCCTCCAGGCCGAGGCAGTACCGAAGTCAAACAAGCTGCTGAAACTGCTGGTCGATATCGGAGAAAAGCGAACCATCGTGGCGGGCATTGCCAAAGCGTATAAACCGGAGGAATTGGTAGGAAAAAAGGTCGTCGTCGTGGCGAATCTCAAGCCGGCAAAACTCATGGGTGTGGAATCCCGGGGGATGATTCTCGCGACGGATACCACGGACAGCCTCACAATCCTGACCTTTGACCGGGAACCGGAAACGGGCGGCCGTGTCCGCTAG
- a CDS encoding M48 family metallopeptidase has protein sequence MIEWNVLLLVFLMILGLRLFVKWFLSRLNIAYLTRHGAEIPGVFAGEIDQGTLGRMRDYTVSLARFGHVEDFLTDALVLSLLLTGSFSWLVSQVESLDLAFVLRGNLFWLILLLGGTVLQIPLDFYRTFVIEKKYGFSTITVRLWLADLFKTTVISVCLMVIFMTVLFILLRQLPNTWWLWAWVAFSLLQLLLSWLYPVLIAPLFNRYVPVQDGALRDRIMALAEQAGIRAKGVFQVDAGKRSRHTNAYFTGLGRTKRIVLYDTLVEVHDRGEILSILGHEIGHWKKKHVLKQIVTMECVALFILGGSFLLLEWPLLYRTFGFPPQAPYAGLFLVFLLVKPLFFFLKPFMAVISRKYEQEADRFAVDMIGTGEDLARAMKRLAKDNLANLHPHPFYAWFYYSHPPLAQRIATLQNMSGRDVNAGFHGESGVKTGRC, from the coding sequence ATGATCGAATGGAATGTCCTGTTGCTGGTTTTTCTGATGATACTGGGCCTCAGGCTCTTCGTGAAGTGGTTTCTGTCCAGGCTGAATATCGCGTATTTAACGAGACATGGCGCGGAGATTCCCGGGGTTTTTGCCGGAGAGATCGATCAGGGCACCCTCGGTCGGATGCGGGATTACACCGTCTCCCTCGCCCGTTTCGGCCATGTCGAGGATTTCCTCACCGATGCTCTTGTGCTGTCCTTGCTCCTGACGGGATCTTTTTCCTGGCTGGTTTCCCAGGTCGAGTCGCTTGACTTGGCCTTTGTCCTGCGGGGGAATCTTTTCTGGCTCATTCTCCTTTTGGGCGGCACGGTTTTGCAAATCCCCCTCGATTTCTACCGGACCTTTGTCATCGAAAAGAAGTATGGGTTTTCCACCATAACCGTCAGACTGTGGTTGGCCGATCTTTTCAAGACTACAGTGATTTCCGTGTGCCTGATGGTCATTTTCATGACGGTTCTGTTCATTTTGTTGCGTCAATTGCCGAATACCTGGTGGCTCTGGGCCTGGGTTGCCTTTTCTCTTTTGCAACTGCTCCTGTCCTGGCTCTACCCGGTGCTGATTGCCCCTCTTTTCAACAGGTATGTCCCCGTTCAGGATGGAGCACTCCGGGACCGGATCATGGCCCTGGCGGAACAGGCGGGTATCCGGGCCAAGGGCGTTTTTCAGGTGGACGCCGGCAAAAGAAGCCGCCACACCAACGCCTATTTCACCGGTCTGGGGCGCACGAAACGCATCGTTCTCTACGATACCCTCGTGGAAGTTCATGACCGGGGAGAAATTCTGTCCATCCTGGGCCATGAGATCGGCCACTGGAAGAAAAAGCATGTCCTGAAGCAGATTGTCACCATGGAATGTGTTGCCTTGTTCATTCTGGGGGGCTCTTTCCTGCTCCTCGAGTGGCCCCTTTTATACCGGACCTTCGGCTTTCCCCCGCAGGCGCCTTATGCGGGCCTGTTCCTCGTTTTTCTGCTTGTGAAGCCCCTGTTCTTTTTTCTCAAGCCATTTATGGCCGTGATATCACGCAAATATGAACAAGAGGCCGACCGTTTTGCGGTGGACATGATCGGTACGGGGGAGGATCTGGCCCGGGCGATGAAACGCCTGGCGAAGGACAACCTGGCCAACCTCCATCCCCACCCGTTTTACGCGTGGTTTTACTATTCCCACCCGCCGCTGGCACAGAGGATTGCCACACTGCAGAACATGAGCGGACGGGATGTGAACGCGGGCTTTCATGGAGAAAGCGGGGTGAAGACAGGAAGGTGCTGA
- a CDS encoding methylated-DNA--[protein]-cysteine S-methyltransferase, whose amino-acid sequence MKKRWHYDFPIGKLWIVEEEHAIIHIGFAGEDRSLAGYDNAETPLIKETGRQLSEYFSGSRKDFTVPLLLKGTVFQQSVWQALREIPYGETRSYKEIAVGVGNPKACRAVGMANNRNPIAIVVPCHRVVGYDGSLTGYAGGLPIKQYLLDLEKSNLQRNYFFYGEKEIEHLKSRDPILGEAIDRIGKINREITSDIFAALVKSIVGQQISTKAQTSIWNRMRNGIRPMDPQSINQLCVQELRAFGISGRKALYIKDMAEQILNGRVDLPALAAMPEEEVCETLVRLKGVGVWTAEMIMLFSMQRPDILSWGDFGIHRGLRMLYGHRKITPRLFSRYKQLYSPYASTASLYLWAIAGGACSELTDRASTKADNARI is encoded by the coding sequence ATGAAAAAAAGGTGGCATTATGATTTTCCCATCGGAAAACTCTGGATTGTTGAAGAAGAACACGCAATTATACACATAGGCTTTGCTGGGGAGGACCGTTCCTTGGCCGGATATGACAATGCGGAGACGCCCTTGATCAAGGAGACGGGCCGTCAGCTGTCCGAATATTTCAGCGGGAGCAGAAAAGATTTTACCGTTCCCCTTTTATTGAAGGGCACGGTATTTCAGCAATCGGTATGGCAGGCTTTACGGGAAATCCCATATGGCGAAACACGCAGCTACAAAGAAATTGCCGTCGGGGTTGGCAATCCGAAGGCGTGCAGAGCGGTAGGAATGGCCAACAACCGCAACCCCATCGCGATCGTTGTCCCCTGCCATCGTGTCGTGGGGTATGACGGCAGCTTAACCGGTTATGCCGGGGGGCTTCCCATCAAGCAGTACCTGCTGGACCTGGAAAAATCAAACCTCCAAAGAAATTATTTCTTTTACGGGGAAAAAGAAATTGAACACCTGAAATCACGTGATCCGATTTTAGGGGAGGCGATTGATCGCATCGGCAAGATTAATCGTGAAATTACCTCCGATATATTCGCGGCTCTCGTTAAATCGATCGTGGGCCAGCAGATATCCACAAAAGCCCAAACGTCAATCTGGAACAGGATGCGAAACGGGATCCGTCCGATGGATCCGCAATCGATCAATCAACTGTGTGTTCAGGAACTGCGCGCTTTCGGCATATCGGGAAGGAAGGCCCTTTACATAAAAGATATGGCCGAGCAAATTCTGAACGGACGTGTTGACCTGCCAGCATTGGCGGCGATGCCCGAAGAAGAGGTATGCGAGACGCTTGTTCGTCTCAAGGGCGTGGGAGTCTGGACGGCGGAGATGATCATGCTTTTTTCCATGCAGCGCCCCGATATTTTGAGCTGGGGTGATTTTGGGATTCACCGTGGTTTGCGCATGTTATACGGTCATCGGAAGATTACCCCGCGACTTTTTTCCCGGTACAAACAGCTTTATTCCCCCTATGCTTCCACGGCAAGCCTTTACTTATGGGCGATTGCCGGTGGCGCTTGCTCCGAACTCACGGATCGGGCCTCCACGAAAGCCGATAATGCCCGGATTTAG
- a CDS encoding patatin-like phospholipase family protein, with the protein MKYRVLLSVLLGCFLLACSMTPGKTLSPPQASGVKIGLALGGGAAKGYAHIGVIKMLESQGLAPDVVSGTSAGSIVGSLYCSGMNAFTLQEKAFDLDESKIRDFSLLSGGLLKGLRLQNYVNSLVGQRPLEKLGKPFAAVATELGTGQRIHFVRGNTGLAVRASCSIPGVFEPAEILGKKYVDGGVVSPVPVDAARELGGTLVIAVDISRKAKDSSAGRSPLGVVGQSIVIMGQKLGEQELARADVIIRPKVGQIGATDFDQKNLAIMEGEKAALAAIPEIRKKLAEKEKMLQGTK; encoded by the coding sequence ATGAAGTACCGGGTATTGTTATCAGTTTTGCTGGGCTGTTTTTTGCTTGCCTGCTCAATGACGCCAGGAAAAACTCTTTCTCCGCCGCAAGCATCCGGAGTAAAAATCGGGCTGGCGCTGGGTGGGGGTGCCGCCAAGGGATACGCCCATATCGGTGTCATAAAAATGCTGGAATCTCAGGGCCTCGCGCCGGATGTCGTTTCCGGAACAAGTGCCGGCAGTATTGTCGGGAGCCTCTATTGCAGCGGCATGAACGCTTTCACCCTTCAGGAGAAGGCCTTTGACCTGGATGAGTCAAAAATCCGGGACTTTAGCCTTCTTTCAGGAGGTCTGCTGAAAGGACTGAGACTTCAGAATTACGTAAACAGCCTGGTTGGCCAGCGGCCTCTCGAAAAACTGGGAAAGCCGTTTGCCGCTGTAGCCACGGAGTTGGGTACAGGGCAGAGAATTCATTTCGTGCGCGGTAATACCGGCTTGGCCGTCCGCGCATCCTGTAGCATACCGGGGGTTTTCGAACCTGCTGAGATACTGGGCAAAAAATATGTCGATGGCGGTGTCGTAAGCCCGGTACCCGTGGATGCCGCTCGGGAATTGGGTGGAACCTTGGTTATCGCCGTGGATATTTCCCGAAAAGCAAAAGACAGCAGCGCCGGCCGCAGCCCGCTGGGCGTGGTCGGGCAATCGATCGTCATTATGGGACAAAAACTGGGGGAACAGGAACTGGCCCGGGCCGATGTGATCATCCGGCCGAAGGTCGGTCAAATCGGGGCGACCGATTTTGATCAGAAAAACCTTGCCATTATGGAAGGAGAGAAAGCCGCCTTGGCTGCGATTCCGGAAATAAGAAAGAAACTTGCGGAAAAAGAGAAAATGCTCCAGGGGACGAAATAA